CAGGTTCGTAAAAACGTTTTTTCTGGTTAAACAATTTATATAATGCATCATTCAGCTGTTTTGAATTTTTGAAATCAAAACTCACCGAATACAAACCTTTCTGACTGGTTGATTTGATATTGCTTATTCCGTCGACATCTTTCAATAATGCGGCAGCAGTTGAGGGAAGACTTTTTATTTGATCAAGAGAAGTTCCCTTCATATAATTTTCGCCAAGGCTCATTGCAAAATTGCCCAAAGTTCCCATATCGGTATAAAACTTTACCGAACCCGAATTATCGGCATTCAATGTGATTTCTTCAACAATATCAATACATCCTGTTAAAAGAAAAATGGGAAGTATAAACAAAAATATTTTTTTCATGTTTTAAAATTCTGATTTAATTATTTTCCCCTTTATTTATTAATAACTTTTTACTAAAAACAATACAAGTTGCTCAACCCAACAACTACAAACAGATTCTGATATTATTCATCATTGGAAACGACTACAATTTCGACCCTCCTGTTTTTTTGCATTTCAATTTCTGTTCTGGCATAAGGGTAAGCCATTTGCGTATTTCCAAAACCTTTGAATGTAAGCCTGTTTTCAGCAACACCATTATCAGAAAGATATTTGCATACAGCCTTTGCTCTCATGGTTGATAGTGTGAGGTTCCAACCATTATCATTTTGTTCTCCATAATTGTAGGGCCAGTTTACATGACCACGTACTTCAATTTTTAAATTAGGATTATCTTTCATCATCTTAAGAAGCCCATTTAACGAGGGTTTTGAACCTGGAAGAAAAATATCCTGGTTCCCGTAAAAATAAATATTTTCTAAAACTATTTTACTTCCTTTTTCAATTTTCTGAAGACTGATTTTTATATTTTCAACACCGCTGTTATCAATGGGTTTATATATTATTGTTTTTGAAAAATATCCTTTTGCTCTTGCTGTTATTTCGTAGATATGCGATTTTTCAACTTTCATAAAATAACTGCCGGGGTTTTCAAGATTGGTTTTTGAAGTGGCAGTATTATTTTTTAATGAATCGATGATTTCAATATTTCCGTTTATCATTTCATGGCTTAAGCTATCGAGCAGCGTTATATTTAATGATTTTTCAGGTGTAGGATTTGCTTTATAGTGCAGCTTAAGCGTAAACCCGCAACCATTTTCATAAACATTATCAAGTACCAGGTAATAAATTTCGTTTTGTTTTGTTTCTATAAATTTGCAAAACGACTCTCCGGGTCCTGAGTGTATGTAATCATTCGGTGCATTCATTTTCATTCCTGTAACACTGGCAATACTTTTATCATTTCGGGAAATAACACTGCGAACAGGTTTCAGGTTTTTCTTTTTAATATTATCACAAAAATTTGTTTCATTTCCTGAATATTTATAAACCAGGAAATCATAATCATCTTTTATACATACCGGGATAATGTCAAACGTAAGTTTTCCGTTAACAGGAGAAATAATTTTAAACCAAACACTATGATGTTCTTTTTCGAAACTATATGAATTTCCGAGTACATCATTAAATTCATTGGTTGCGCCATAACCTGCAGGGGCATTGGTTGGACCATAAATGGTATCTGTTAAGATTATAGGTGAAATGCAATCGGAATTTGCTTCTGTAACTTGGAAATCCTGCGCTTTACCAAAATGATACAAAAGGGTAAGCAAAAACAAAAAAATAAATTTTGTTTTATTTTGTATATATGATTTTCTTGGAAACAACAGGTTTTCCATCAGTATAGAGATAAATATAGTAAACACCTTTTTTTATTTTTCCCGGAGTCCAAGTAAGCTGCCCTTGCTTTTGATTTAATTCTTTAGAATAAACGAGCTTATTTAACGAATCGTATATTTTGATTAAAGAAAATTCTTCGGTTTTATAATTTATATTAAATATATCGTCCGAAGGATTAGGGAATACATCAAGTGAAATAATTTTTTTATTATCTTCTGTAATGCCCGATTGACTTGGCAATCCTACGCCAAAAGTATATTCGCCTTTCATTAAATTATTAGTTGTAAGATTACCGGCAGATGTACCGGCTTTTATAAAATTCACAATACGCCAGTCGTCTTTTGTGTTTTCTCTGTATAGCAAGACTAATGAATCGGCCGATGCAGCAGTTGGAAGCAGACTATTGTCCAACCCATTTGAATATCGGTTGTATGTAAATCTTCCCTGTGCATCAAAGCCCTGTGGAATAATTCCATCAATTTTCCAATACCGTTTATCAGAAATACGGAAAATAGTTGATGAAGGATTTTTTAATGCATCGGGAGCAACCCAATTATGCTCAACGTGGAAAAAAGCAGAATCACTTATATTATTTATTATAAGCGAAAAGAACGAATTCGGAAAATTTGATGTTCCCGAAGTTTTTAAAACTTTATAATAATCAGTTGTTGCATCGCTTACTTTTTCGTTAAGATCAATCATAGCTGTTGTGGGAACAAAAGGCAGATGAAATATTTTGTTACCATATTCTCCCGAAAATTCAATATTCTCAGCGTAGCTTTGCCATGAATCATTCATAAAAGTAATCTCAATTTTATTTGAATTTACAAAAGAATTTCGGTGATGAAATTTTTGCCGCACATAAACTTTATAATCATTTCCTGTTCCGGTATATTTAACGGAATCTATTGAGAAATGAGGGAACCCGGGAGTTTTTATCCAGCCTTCAAAAAAATCGCTTACATTAATTCCGGTTTTTGCAGTAATATAATCACGTAATTCATCAGTTGAAATATGTTTGTATTTGTAATCTACAAGCCATGATTTTACTGTACTGAAAAAAAGTGAATCGCCCAGGTAATATCTTAATGTGTGAATTATATCACCACCATTTTTATAAACCGTACTGCCATAAGTAATACTTGCAGGAATGCCGTAAATGGCATAATATCCGCCATCGTCAATATGACTGTTGTTCAGTGAATAATAATGATTCGATTTTATTTTTGCCATATAGGAATCGTATCCGTTCAATCCTCCAACGTAAATAGCTTCGCAGTAAGTTGCCCATCCTTCGTTAATCCACATATCTTCAGCGGTAGCGCATGTAACCAAATCGCCAAACCAATGATGAGAAAGCTCGTGAGCATATAATTCTTCATTAGCTAAAGTCCCATCAATTGCGGCTGCCGGGTATGCAATATTTGCGGCATGTTCCATTGCGCCGTTGTTAAATGGAACAGCAACATAACCCACACGTTCCCACATGTACGGGCCAAAATTATTTTCGTAAACAGAAAGGATATTTAATAAATTAACGAAAGAACTTTTAGTTTTATTAGAATCTGTTGGATTCACATAAATTTTTACAGGGATATTTCCATTTAAACTATTGAAAGTATATTTTATGGGAACATAAGGTCCAACGGCAACTGAAGCAAGGTAAGTAGGAATTTCATTATGCATTCGCCAGTAAAATGTTTTTGTTCCGTCGCCGTTGTCGGTTTCATTCATAAGAGTTCCACCGCATACAGCTGTTTTGGTATTTTTTGTTCTAATATAATAATCATATGTAGCGCGGTCAATAAAATCATCAATACATGGAAACCATACTCTTCCGTAATTGTGCGGAACATCCTGGAAAGCTACTCCTAAGTTATAGGCATAATTACTGTCGGCGCTGAAATAAAACCCTCCCCAATTTGAAGGGTCAGTTACAGGTTTTCCATTATAATATACTTTTAATGAAATTGTATCGTTAATGTTAATCGGCGAAAGAAGAGAAAATCGTAACAGAGTATCATTGTAACCAAATGAAGGTATTATTGTATTGTTTACTGTAATTGAATCGATATTTAATTTCAGCAAATAAAGCGATATTGAATTTACATTATTTGTTTTCGGGGTTACAGTAAGTTCGGTATATCCTTTTATTGATTTTTTTGAAAGATAAATGATATCAAGATGAATGGAATAATTAAGAACATCAAGAGTATCACTTATTAATCCCGTTTTTATTTTTTTATTTACAGACGGATTATTTTTAAAAGAACATAGCAGGAAAATGCTAATGAAAAGTGTCAAAATTATTGGTGTAAAAAATATGCGTTTCATTTGATGTGTTTTTTACAAAGGTATTAAACTGTATTATTTGAGAAAATATTTTGTAATGAATAATATTCATAAATTCGCTGAATTGTAAAATAATAACTAATATATTTGCAAACAATTATTGAAAAAATCTGCATGAAAAAAATAATATTTATTTTATCACTGGTAATAATTTCAACATCTTACTTGAGCGCCCAGAAGACATGGACACTTCAGGCATGCATTGATTATGCTCTTACCAATAACATATCCATAAAACAACTCGAGTTAACAGAACAGATTTCAAAAGCTAACTTAACTCAGAGCAAACTAAGCTTGGTACCATCGCTTAATGCCGGTGCTACACATTCATACAATTACGGCAAAACCATTGATACTTACACCAATGATTATACAACATCCACTTTTCAATCCGATAACTTTTATCTTAGCAGTAGTATCACGCTTTTCAATGGGTTTCAGCTTTTAAATACAGTAAGACAAAATAAAGTTGACCTGGAAGCGAGCAAATATGACCTTGACAAAATGAAAAACGATATTTCATTAAGTATTGCTACGGCATATTTACAAATCCTATATTGTAAAGAATTACTGGCTATTGCTCAGAATCAGGTTACAGTAACAGAAAAACAGGTATCACGCACACAAAAACTTGTTGATGCCGGCACTGTATCAAAAGGAACGCTGCTAACATTACAGGCCCAACAATCCACTGAAGAATTAAGTGTGGTAACGGCGCAGAACAATTTAGATATTGCGTATCTCACTTTAACACAAATGTTGGAACTTCCTTCTGTAAAAGATTTTGAAATTGAAATTCCGGTATTTGAAATCCCCAAGGAATCTACAAAAATTCTGACGCCGGATGTAATATTTGCTTATGCATCAGGAGTACAGCCGGAAATTAAAAGCGCTGAATTAAAAATGAAAAGTTCTGAAATAGGCCTTGCTATTGCAAATGGACTGAGATACCCTACTCTTTCACTTCGGGGTTC
This sequence is a window from Bacteroidales bacterium. Protein-coding genes within it:
- a CDS encoding OmpA family protein, which encodes MFLLTLLYHFGKAQDFQVTEANSDCISPIILTDTIYGPTNAPAGYGATNEFNDVLGNSYSFEKEHHSVWFKIISPVNGKLTFDIIPVCIKDDYDFLVYKYSGNETNFCDNIKKKNLKPVRSVISRNDKSIASVTGMKMNAPNDYIHSGPGESFCKFIETKQNEIYYLVLDNVYENGCGFTLKLHYKANPTPEKSLNITLLDSLSHEMINGNIEIIDSLKNNTATSKTNLENPGSYFMKVEKSHIYEITARAKGYFSKTIIYKPIDNSGVENIKISLQKIEKGSKIVLENIYFYGNQDIFLPGSKPSLNGLLKMMKDNPNLKIEVRGHVNWPYNYGEQNDNGWNLTLSTMRAKAVCKYLSDNGVAENRLTFKGFGNTQMAYPYARTEIEMQKNRRVEIVVVSNDE
- a CDS encoding M1 family aminopeptidase, with amino-acid sequence MKRIFFTPIILTLFISIFLLCSFKNNPSVNKKIKTGLISDTLDVLNYSIHLDIIYLSKKSIKGYTELTVTPKTNNVNSISLYLLKLNIDSITVNNTIIPSFGYNDTLLRFSLLSPININDTISLKVYYNGKPVTDPSNWGGFYFSADSNYAYNLGVAFQDVPHNYGRVWFPCIDDFIDRATYDYYIRTKNTKTAVCGGTLMNETDNGDGTKTFYWRMHNEIPTYLASVAVGPYVPIKYTFNSLNGNIPVKIYVNPTDSNKTKSSFVNLLNILSVYENNFGPYMWERVGYVAVPFNNGAMEHAANIAYPAAAIDGTLANEELYAHELSHHWFGDLVTCATAEDMWINEGWATYCEAIYVGGLNGYDSYMAKIKSNHYYSLNNSHIDDGGYYAIYGIPASITYGSTVYKNGGDIIHTLRYYLGDSLFFSTVKSWLVDYKYKHISTDELRDYITAKTGINVSDFFEGWIKTPGFPHFSIDSVKYTGTGNDYKVYVRQKFHHRNSFVNSNKIEITFMNDSWQSYAENIEFSGEYGNKIFHLPFVPTTAMIDLNEKVSDATTDYYKVLKTSGTSNFPNSFFSLIINNISDSAFFHVEHNWVAPDALKNPSSTIFRISDKRYWKIDGIIPQGFDAQGRFTYNRYSNGLDNSLLPTAASADSLVLLYRENTKDDWRIVNFIKAGTSAGNLTTNNLMKGEYTFGVGLPSQSGITEDNKKIISLDVFPNPSDDIFNINYKTEEFSLIKIYDSLNKLVYSKELNQKQGQLTWTPGKIKKGVYYIYLYTDGKPVVSKKIIYTK
- a CDS encoding TolC family protein produces the protein MKKIIFILSLVIISTSYLSAQKTWTLQACIDYALTNNISIKQLELTEQISKANLTQSKLSLVPSLNAGATHSYNYGKTIDTYTNDYTTSTFQSDNFYLSSSITLFNGFQLLNTVRQNKVDLEASKYDLDKMKNDISLSIATAYLQILYCKELLAIAQNQVTVTEKQVSRTQKLVDAGTVSKGTLLTLQAQQSTEELSVVTAQNNLDIAYLTLTQMLELPSVKDFEIEIPVFEIPKESTKILTPDVIFAYASGVQPEIKSAELKMKSSEIGLAIANGLRYPTLSLRGSYGTSYSGAGKKLKDIYISDYTPSGFTSGGDTVFSPQYETVYENTSFSDQINDNLNKSISFSLTLPIFNGWQANSTIKKAKIAIQSAEYTLQTTKNTLYKDIQQAYADALAALNKYNSSSKSVDAYKESFKYAEQKFDVGMLNSTEYDDAKNKLAEAESNMLQSKYEYVFRLKVLDFYMGKPIVLN